The DNA sequence CCTCGGAGTTTCTGTCACCCATCCGCGTAACCGGGCGTAGTGGATTAACGCTGAACGAAGCCTGGAAGGATGGAGCGGTTGCGTTCAAGGGCATTACGGTATCGGGTTTCCCGAACCTGTTTATGCTGTATGGACCAAATACCAACCTGGCTCACAACTCGATCCTCTATATGCTGGAATCCCAATTCCGGTATGTGCTCAGCTGCCTGACAGCCCTGCAGAAGTATCCGGGTTCGGCCATGGATGTGCGCAAAGACCGGCTTGAACGCTACTCAAGTGTTATTCAGAACGGGCTTGAAGGTAGTGTATGGAGTTCTGGCTGTTCCTCCTGGTACCTCGATGCCAATGGAAAAAACACACTGAACTGGCCCGGGTTTACGTTTTCCTACCGGTTTTCAACCCGCAGTGTGGATACGGCAGACTATCAGTTTCTCTATCCCAGGGAGTAACACCCATTTGCATCCTCCCGACATTCATAGGATGATTGGATGATCAGATAAACGGATGATAGGTCAATGCTCAAAAGAATCCAGAAAGGCTCGCTGGTAGAAACTGCAATAGAAAGCCTGAGGCACGCCATAGAAACAGAGCAATGGTCGGTGGGCGACAAACTACCCATTGAATCGGAGCTCTCCGATGCCCTCGGCGTGAGCAGGAACACTGTACGAGAAGCGGTGCGAGTGCTGGCCCATGTTGGAATGCTGGAAACCCGACAGGGAGACGGCACTTATGTAAGAGCAATGCGCGACGCAGGAGAAACTCTAAAACGCATCGCCCGGACCCAGCTCACAGATCAGCTGGAAGTCCGGATCATGCTTGAAACGGAAGCCGCAAAGCTGGCAGCGCAACGACGCACTGAACAGGATCTCCGCCATATGACTCTGGCCCTGGATGCAAGAGGCAAAGCCGATGCCGACCTTGCAGCCCGCATTCATCACGACGAAGCATTTCACCATGCACTTGTGGCTGCATCCCACAATTCTGCACTGGCGGAGCTTTACGATTATTTTTCCCACGCCATCACACAGACGATTGAGCGAACCGAACAGGATGCGGACTTGCCGGAGCCATCGCAGGAAGATCATGAACTCCTTTTGGCCGCTGTCCGTCGTCAGGATTCGGTGAAGGCTGAAAAGCTTGCCCGTGAACTCCTCGCACCCAGCCTCAAGGCCCTTCGGAAGAGAGGCTCCTGACCATGAAGTTCAGACCAGATACGTTTACCGTTCTATTGATTGGGGCAATAGTTCTGGCGTCATTTCTACCGGCTACAGGCTCTGCCGGAAGCCTGCTGGCATCCGCAGGTACTATAGCCGTTGCCCTGCTCTTCTTCTTTCATGGTGCCGCGCTATCACGGGAGCAGATTGTTGCAGGTGCATCACACTGGCGATTGCACATACTGATCACGACGCTCACATTTGTCTTTTTCCCGCTGGCCGTACTCCCCATCAACGGCATGAGTAGTTTCGCACCAACGTGGATGCCGGCAGACCTGGGGCTTGGGTTTCTGTACCTGGGGGTATTGCCATCTGCCGTCTCTTCATCAATTGCCTATACAGCCATGGCCCGGGGCAATGTACCCGCAGCTATCTGCAGTGCTGCTGCATCCAATGTGTTCGGCATGATGCTGACACCTTTCCTGCTGTTATTGCTCGTGAGTTCAGCTGGTAGCGGAGATTTTGCAGTAGGCGAAGCGCTGAAAGATATCGTTTTACAATTGTTGTTACCGTTTGCAGTCGGCCATGCAATGCGCCCCGTTCTGGGAGGCTACCTGGCACGCAACGAAAGCCTGATGGCCCGATATGATAAGTGCGTTATCTGGCTGATCGTGTATTCCGCCTTCTCACATTCTGTAGAAAGTGGTCTCTGGCAGAACCTGCCTGTAAAAGCAGTTATTCTCACGATACTGATCTGCATCGGACTTCTGGCTCTGTTTATGTTCTTCGCGAGATTTCTGGTGCGGCGATTCGGGTTCAGCCTGGAAGATGAAGCAGCTGTTGTTTTCTGCGGTTCCAAAAAAAGCCTGGCTTCCGGGCTCCCTATGGCTAAAGTGCTTTTTTCCGGACACCCAGGTTTTGGCATGATCGTTTTACCGATCATGTGTTACAACCAGGTTCAGGTCATTCTCGGCGCCATTCTGGCGCAGAAATATCGTGACAAGATCGCTGAATCCAAATCAAGACAAACTGAAACAGAGTGAGTTCGGGGCGTCAGCCGCCCCCGCCCATACCGCCAAAAATAGTAGCGAGTATCACAAGCCCGATAATCCACCCAACAACAGCTGGCCAGAAGTTAACCATCTGCGGGGACTCGGTATCTGTCCCCTCCCCTTCCATATCCGGCTCCGGGTAGCGGCGTTCATCTTCCTGAGCCGCTTCACCCTGAAAGTCATACCACTCAAACCACTCTCCCAGAAAACGCACAACCGGTCCCGGAAAGGTTCCATTTTCGGCCATTGGCCGAAGCTGCGGCTCCAGCTGCCGGCCAATTTCCCGTCGCAGGGGGAGTTGGTCGGCTGGAGGCTCGCACAGAATAGCTTTCCATATGCCAGCATCCTGACTTCTGCCGGAATCGTTCAGAAGCGCCTTTACCTGGATTGTTACCTCGCGGGCGACCTGTCTCTCCGAGGCATCAAGCTCTCGCTCTTCTGAACCTGGCTCTGATACGACAGGAGAAGTTTCTGTCGGCGCCTCGCCAACAGCTTCCCGGAATGCTTCTTTGAGCTGGACAGCTTCATCATCCGATGCAAAACGAAGCTGGTTTTCGTAGGCATCCTGAACTCTTTGGCGATCACGAGTAGGCTCAATTCCAAGAATTTCCCAGCAATTCATATCCGGTTTACTCCCACCCTTTTTGGTTCATTACATTTTTGAGAGACAAATGGCGCGTACTCAAATACGATAGCAAAATCATAAAAATATAAATTCGCTGATTTCCCTGGGATTATAGAACGACACCCATGTCCGTTACGAATTTGACAGATCACAGCCTGAGGCGTTCCGCTATCTGCGCCTTCAGTTTCATAGCGACAGGCCTTGTGGGCGTATCGCTGTCAACCCCCGCTTCGGCCGATACTCCGGCAGGCTCAGACGAGCCTGAAGATATCGGGTTCTACGGTTTTAATGACGAAATTCCAGAAGTGCTGACAACCACCCGGTTGCGCCAGCCTAAAACAAGAGTTCCAGGAACAACAACGGTTATCACTGGCGAGATGATCCGGGATCTGGGCATTATGAGCCTGGCGGAAATATTCCGGCTCGTTCCGGGCATGGTTGTAGGCAATGTCGGCAGCAGTACACCGGTCGTCACCTATCATGGCACCGTGCACTACGAACAACGGCGAATGCAGGTTCTGGTTGATGGGCGTACAGCCCACAGAACCACACTCTCAGACATGGACTGGCAAACCATGCCGGTACCTATGGAGCTCATTGAGCGAATAGAAGTAAGCCGGGGGCCGAACTCCGCAGCCTATGGCATCAATGCCTTCCTGGGAACCATCAACATCATCACCCGTAGTCCCGCCGACACGTCTGGCAAGGAGGTGCGCATTGTTCGTGGCTCCCGAAACTACATGCGTGCTTTTGCTTCCGCTGGAGATATCAGCGAAAACTATGACTGGCGGCTGAGTTATGAAAAGCGAAAGTTTGACGGTTTTGACTACCAGCTGGACAAGGTTACACCTGCGCCTATCCATGACGGCCATGATATCAACATTATTAACTATGACTCCCGGCTGAAAGTAAACTCCGGGCTCAGCGCCGACATTCGTGCCGGGGTAGTCGATGGCCTCAATGAAGAGGATATCCTGAAGGATGGAGAACTCTTCGCCACCGATCATCCGGATATCCAGGTCCGGGATTACTACCTTCAGACACAACTTAACTTTACTGCTTCAGAAACCCATTTTTTTCACGCTCAGGTCAGCTTTGAGAACTACAACCGCAGACAACGCTGGCCCATAGCGATCCCCGAATCGGTTATCGGCTGCCTGGCCAGTGGTTCCCCCTTATCTGATGCGTGTTTCCAGCCAGGAGGAACCCCTCTGACCGGTACTCTGAACTACGATTCGGAAGACTCGAGGCTGGAATTCGAGCTTCAGGATACGCTGTTATTCAATGATGACCTGAAGCTTGTGACCGGGCTGGGCTACCGAAAAGACACATACCGTTCCGAGACGCTCTTCAATGGTCGCGGAAACAGCTACCAGTCCCGTGTATTCGGTAACCTGGAGTACACGCCAATCCGTTGGCTCACTCTGAACGGCGGTGGTAACTGGGAGCGGACAACAACCACAAATGAAGGCTATTTCTCGCCACGCGTTGCGGCAAACTTCATTCTGGGTAACAACCACGCGCTCAGATTCGTCTATTCAAAGGCTGTGCGCACCCCGGACAGTTTTGAGCAAAATCCCGACTTCGGTTTTACACTGAAGAATGTCAGTCCATCACAATACTCCGCCTTCGAAGGCTACCGGGTAGAGAGTGCAGCAGCCTGGCAAGACGAAACCCTTGTCACCGCGGGTAAGGATATTTCA is a window from the Marinobacter sp. ANT_B65 genome containing:
- a CDS encoding FadR/GntR family transcriptional regulator, whose protein sequence is MLKRIQKGSLVETAIESLRHAIETEQWSVGDKLPIESELSDALGVSRNTVREAVRVLAHVGMLETRQGDGTYVRAMRDAGETLKRIARTQLTDQLEVRIMLETEAAKLAAQRRTEQDLRHMTLALDARGKADADLAARIHHDEAFHHALVAASHNSALAELYDYFSHAITQTIERTEQDADLPEPSQEDHELLLAAVRRQDSVKAEKLARELLAPSLKALRKRGS
- a CDS encoding molecular chaperone DnaJ, which produces MNCWEILGIEPTRDRQRVQDAYENQLRFASDDEAVQLKEAFREAVGEAPTETSPVVSEPGSEERELDASERQVAREVTIQVKALLNDSGRSQDAGIWKAILCEPPADQLPLRREIGRQLEPQLRPMAENGTFPGPVVRFLGEWFEWYDFQGEAAQEDERRYPEPDMEGEGTDTESPQMVNFWPAVVGWIIGLVILATIFGGMGGGG
- a CDS encoding TonB-dependent receptor plug domain-containing protein, which produces MSVTNLTDHSLRRSAICAFSFIATGLVGVSLSTPASADTPAGSDEPEDIGFYGFNDEIPEVLTTTRLRQPKTRVPGTTTVITGEMIRDLGIMSLAEIFRLVPGMVVGNVGSSTPVVTYHGTVHYEQRRMQVLVDGRTAHRTTLSDMDWQTMPVPMELIERIEVSRGPNSAAYGINAFLGTINIITRSPADTSGKEVRIVRGSRNYMRAFASAGDISENYDWRLSYEKRKFDGFDYQLDKVTPAPIHDGHDINIINYDSRLKVNSGLSADIRAGVVDGLNEEDILKDGELFATDHPDIQVRDYYLQTQLNFTASETHFFHAQVSFENYNRRQRWPIAIPESVIGCLASGSPLSDACFQPGGTPLTGTLNYDSEDSRLEFELQDTLLFNDDLKLVTGLGYRKDTYRSETLFNGRGNSYQSRVFGNLEYTPIRWLTLNGGGNWERTTTTNEGYFSPRVAANFILGNNHALRFVYSKAVRTPDSFEQNPDFGFTLKNVSPSQYSAFEGYRVESAAAWQDETLVTAGKDISEEQIISREISYFGLFPMDYGQFSLEVRVFRDKMQDMISGVIGFDNWTIDNNVDLDQKGFEVEAALEYPGTTVRVSYGYLDQDDWYSGDEISSDPEVNSAEKEYKVGLLSRLSARHSGSLVLIQNLPYSLKGSAAYYWADQLKESQFERLDLRLTKSIILPRYTAELSVTMQHYMNTDPDMSPDHNIEDQNQLFLEAGIRF
- a CDS encoding bile acid:sodium symporter family protein — encoded protein: MKFRPDTFTVLLIGAIVLASFLPATGSAGSLLASAGTIAVALLFFFHGAALSREQIVAGASHWRLHILITTLTFVFFPLAVLPINGMSSFAPTWMPADLGLGFLYLGVLPSAVSSSIAYTAMARGNVPAAICSAAASNVFGMMLTPFLLLLLVSSAGSGDFAVGEALKDIVLQLLLPFAVGHAMRPVLGGYLARNESLMARYDKCVIWLIVYSAFSHSVESGLWQNLPVKAVILTILICIGLLALFMFFARFLVRRFGFSLEDEAAVVFCGSKKSLASGLPMAKVLFSGHPGFGMIVLPIMCYNQVQVILGAILAQKYRDKIAESKSRQTETE